TGATGATACGGTGGTAGCGCAGCTTGTCGAGGTTGTAGTCTTCCTTGCCGATGCCGGTGCCCAGCGCCGTGATCAGCGTCAGCACTTCCTGGCTCGACAGCATCTTGTCGAAGCGGGCGCGCTCCACGTTCAGGATCTTGCCCTTGAGCGGCAGGATTGCCTGGAACTTGCGGTCGCGGCCCTGCTTGGCCGAGCCGCCTGCGGAGTCGCCCTCCACCAGGAACAGCTCGGACTGCGCCGGATCCTTTTCCTGGCAGTCGGCCAGCTTGCCGGGCAGGCCCATGCCGTCCATCACGCCCTTGCGGCGCGTCATCTCGCGGGCCTTGCGGGCGGCCTCGCGGGCGCGCGCGGCGTCGACGATCTTGCCGCAGATGATCTTGGCGTCGTTCGGCGTTTCCAGCAGGAAGTCCGTCAGCGCCTTGCTGACCAGTTCCTCCACGGGCAGCCGCACCTCGGACGACACCAGCTTGTCCTTGGTCTGGGAGCTGAACTTCGGCTCGGGCACCTTGACCGACAGCACGCAGGCCAGGCCCTCGCGCATGTCGTCGCCGCTGGTTTCCACCTTGGCCTTCTTGGCGATCTCGTTTTCTTCGATGTACTTGTTGATCACGCGCGTCATCGCCGCGCGCAGGCCGGTCAGGTGGGTGCCGCCGTCGCGCTGCGGGATGTTGTTCGTGAAGCAGAGCACCTGCTCGTTGTAGCCGTCGTTCCACTGCATGGCCACTTCCACGGCGATGCCGTCCTTCTCGGCGTTCGCGTAGAAGATGGTCGGGTGCAGCACGGTCTTGGCGCGGTTGATGTATTCGACAAAGCCCTTCACGCCGCCCGAGAACGCGAAATCCTCTTCCTTGCCCGTGCGCTGGTCCACCAGCTTGATGTGCACGCCATTGTTCAGGAACGACAGCTCGCGGATGCGCTTGGACAGCACCTCGTAGTGGAACTCCACGTTCGTGAAGATTTCCTCGTCGGCCAGGAAGTGGACCTCGGTGCCGCGCTTGTCGGTGGCGCCGACGATCTTCATCGGCGACACTTCCACGGGCTGGCCGTCCGGGCCGGTCACGGTCTCGACGATGCGGTTCTGGACCTCGCCCTTGGCGAATTCGATCAGGTTGACCTGGCCGTCGCGGCGCACGGTCAGGCGCAGCCATTTGGACAGCGCGTTCACGCACGACACGCCCACGCCGTGCAGGCCGCCGGACACCTTGTAGCTGTTCTGGTTGAACTTGCCGCCGGCGTGCAGCTCGGTCATGGCGATTTCCGCCGCGCTGCGCTTGGGCTCGTGCTTGTCGTCGAACTTCACGGCCGGCGGGATGCCGCGGCCGTTGTCCACGATCGAGATCGAGTTGTCGCTATGGATCGTGACCAGGATCTCGGTGCAATAGCCGGCCAGCGCCTCGTCGATCGAGTTGTCCAGCACCTCGAACACCAGGTGGTGCAGGCCGGTGCCGTCCGACGTATCGCCGATGTACATGCCGGGACGCTTGCGCACCGCTTCCAGGCCTTCCAGGATCTGGATCGAAGAGGCGCCGTAAGTGTTTTCCTGCTGCGGTTTCTGCTGATCGGTCATGTTTTCCTACTCACGATACTCACTGCAAAAGCGGCCATGGCCGGACCTGCGCCAGGGGCGGCGGGTGCGGCCGGTCCGCGTCTTGCGGGTTACTTAAAAACGGCAAAAGGGGCGGATCCCGTGGATCCGGCCCCTGCT
This sequence is a window from Cupriavidus pauculus. Protein-coding genes within it:
- the gyrB gene encoding DNA topoisomerase (ATP-hydrolyzing) subunit B, whose translation is MTDQQKPQQENTYGASSIQILEGLEAVRKRPGMYIGDTSDGTGLHHLVFEVLDNSIDEALAGYCTEILVTIHSDNSISIVDNGRGIPPAVKFDDKHEPKRSAAEIAMTELHAGGKFNQNSYKVSGGLHGVGVSCVNALSKWLRLTVRRDGQVNLIEFAKGEVQNRIVETVTGPDGQPVEVSPMKIVGATDKRGTEVHFLADEEIFTNVEFHYEVLSKRIRELSFLNNGVHIKLVDQRTGKEEDFAFSGGVKGFVEYINRAKTVLHPTIFYANAEKDGIAVEVAMQWNDGYNEQVLCFTNNIPQRDGGTHLTGLRAAMTRVINKYIEENEIAKKAKVETSGDDMREGLACVLSVKVPEPKFSSQTKDKLVSSEVRLPVEELVSKALTDFLLETPNDAKIICGKIVDAARAREAARKAREMTRRKGVMDGMGLPGKLADCQEKDPAQSELFLVEGDSAGGSAKQGRDRKFQAILPLKGKILNVERARFDKMLSSQEVLTLITALGTGIGKEDYNLDKLRYHRIIIMTDADVDGSHIRTLLLTFFYRQMPDIIERGYVYIAQPPLYKIKHGKEERYIKDDNELNAYMLKLAMEKAGLVRPDGSEIAGDALGELARQYQLTEGVIGRLSRIVDVEALRAIADGVVLDLDSAAAAEASAVALKAKLAEMHAKTLIGAAVNDDGTADVYAQFDEKTDKHRLMIARRHHGNVRLSHLDADFVHGADYAALARAATTFQGLIPDGTKVRRGEGEKMREQTVADFHQAMQWLLTEAERGVSRQRYKGLGEMNPEQLFETTLDVTQRRLLRVQIEDAIAADQIFTTLMGDEVEPRRNFIESNALVARNIDV